The Saccharopolyspora gloriosae genome window below encodes:
- a CDS encoding amino acid permease, with protein sequence MSEPVPEEYRKELSNRHINMIAIGGAIGVGLFLGSGKALNQVGPGLMLIYAIAGLMIFFVMRALGELLMYRPVSGSFAEYAGEFIGPWAKFATGWGYWLVWIVTGMAEITAVGEYFQFWFPELPQWIPALGALIVLSGVNLIAVKLFGEFEFWFALIKVVAIVSMIAIVVLILIFGFSDAGDTAAVSNIWSHGGFFPNGPTSALLAFQIVMFAFIGVEMVGQTASESKNPQQVLPKAINAVMWRILIFYVGALAALTALVPWTSFNADGSPFVQAFALIGIPAAAGIINFVVITAALSSCNSGIFSTGRMLRTLSEDGHAPNAVGKLSSRAVPSRAIAVTFGAMLLGVLLNYVAPEEAFTYITSASTIGALFTWGMIVIAHLGFRRKVARGEIQANTFRMPWAPYSNYVVLAFLAMVVVLLAFDSDTIIALYITPVLVIALGIGYVVSRRRSAQRETART encoded by the coding sequence ATGAGCGAACCCGTCCCCGAGGAATACCGCAAAGAACTGAGCAACCGGCACATCAACATGATCGCCATCGGCGGGGCGATCGGCGTGGGCCTGTTCCTCGGGTCCGGCAAGGCCCTGAACCAGGTCGGCCCCGGCCTGATGCTGATCTACGCCATCGCCGGTTTGATGATCTTCTTCGTGATGCGCGCCCTCGGCGAACTGCTGATGTACCGCCCCGTCAGCGGCTCCTTCGCGGAGTACGCGGGCGAATTCATCGGCCCCTGGGCCAAGTTCGCCACCGGCTGGGGCTACTGGCTCGTGTGGATCGTGACCGGCATGGCCGAGATCACCGCCGTCGGCGAGTACTTCCAGTTCTGGTTCCCCGAACTGCCGCAGTGGATCCCGGCGCTCGGCGCGCTGATCGTGCTCAGCGGCGTCAACCTGATCGCGGTGAAGCTGTTCGGCGAGTTCGAGTTCTGGTTCGCGCTGATCAAGGTCGTCGCCATCGTGTCGATGATCGCCATCGTGGTGCTCATCCTGATCTTCGGGTTCAGCGACGCCGGTGACACCGCCGCCGTGAGCAACATCTGGTCGCACGGCGGCTTCTTCCCCAACGGTCCCACCTCGGCGCTGCTGGCGTTCCAGATCGTCATGTTCGCGTTCATCGGCGTGGAGATGGTCGGGCAGACCGCCAGCGAGAGCAAGAACCCGCAGCAAGTGCTGCCGAAGGCCATCAACGCCGTCATGTGGCGAATCCTGATCTTCTACGTCGGCGCCCTGGCCGCGCTGACCGCGCTGGTGCCGTGGACCAGCTTCAACGCCGACGGCAGCCCGTTCGTGCAGGCCTTCGCCCTGATCGGCATCCCCGCCGCGGCCGGGATCATCAACTTCGTGGTGATCACCGCCGCGCTGTCGTCCTGCAACAGCGGCATCTTCTCCACCGGCCGCATGCTGCGCACCCTGTCCGAGGACGGACACGCCCCGAACGCCGTCGGCAAGCTCTCCTCCCGCGCGGTGCCCTCCCGCGCCATCGCCGTCACCTTCGGCGCGATGCTGCTCGGCGTGCTGCTCAACTACGTGGCACCGGAAGAGGCGTTCACCTACATCACCAGCGCCAGCACCATCGGAGCCCTGTTCACCTGGGGCATGATCGTGATCGCGCACCTCGGATTCCGCCGCAAGGTCGCGCGCGGCGAGATCCAGGCGAACACGTTCCGGATGCCGTGGGCGCCGTACTCCAACTACGTGGTGCTCGCGTTCCTCGCGATGGTCGTGGTGCTGCTGGCGTTCGACTCCGACACGATCATCGCGCTCTACATCACCCCGGTGCTCGTGATCGCGCTCGGCATCGGCTACGTCGTATCCCGGCGGCGTTCGGCCCAACGGGAGACCGCGCGCACCTGA
- a CDS encoding nitroreductase family deazaflavin-dependent oxidoreductase: MSESIDFDEMNRKVIAEFRERDGRVGGAFDGFPLVLVHHVGAKSGTERISPLVPLLEGERIFIFASKGGSAENPAWYHNLVANPRTRVETGTETVDVVARVLTGEERDEVYARQVAVAPQFAEYQRNTDRSIPVVELERA; this comes from the coding sequence GTGAGCGAATCGATCGACTTCGACGAGATGAACCGGAAGGTCATCGCCGAGTTCCGCGAGCGGGACGGGCGGGTCGGCGGCGCGTTCGACGGCTTCCCGCTGGTGCTGGTGCACCACGTGGGCGCCAAGTCGGGCACCGAGCGGATCTCGCCGCTGGTCCCGCTGCTGGAGGGCGAGCGGATCTTCATCTTCGCCAGCAAGGGCGGCTCCGCCGAGAACCCCGCCTGGTACCACAACTTGGTGGCGAATCCGCGGACGCGGGTGGAGACCGGAACGGAGACCGTCGACGTCGTCGCACGGGTGCTCACCGGCGAGGAACGCGACGAGGTCTACGCCAGGCAGGTCGCCGTGGCCCCCCAGTTCGCCGAATACCAGCGCAACACCGACCGGTCCATCCCAGTGGTAGAACTCGAACGCGCCTGA
- a CDS encoding AraC family transcriptional regulator, which produces MDLLADVLSRTGVRGSLGARIAAGQDWGLTWGGGTAAGFYAITAGDAWLGLPGHAPRQLVPGDVVLLPTGTEHTLGSSPGAAIDRRACADAERAQAAGEVLHLGGGAPRTHILGASFSSDAAASTQVLAALPEIVHVHAEHGSELEDTIRLLSRELARPRIATAVVLDRLVDILLIQLLRSWLDDNPGQVAGTWLGVLCDPVVREAMTALHQDPAHPWTTEGLAAKVAVSRATLTRRFLLTAGEAPGGYLTRWRMDLAATRLRDTDDTLDAIARSVGYTSVHAFSRAFSRTRGRAPGRYRIDSRAAPAR; this is translated from the coding sequence ATGGACCTGCTCGCCGACGTGCTCTCCCGGACCGGGGTCCGCGGCAGCCTGGGAGCGCGGATCGCCGCCGGGCAGGACTGGGGCCTGACATGGGGCGGCGGCACCGCCGCCGGCTTCTACGCGATCACCGCGGGCGACGCGTGGCTCGGACTCCCCGGCCACGCCCCGCGGCAGCTGGTGCCCGGCGACGTCGTGCTGCTGCCCACCGGAACCGAGCACACCCTCGGCAGCTCACCCGGAGCCGCGATCGACCGCCGCGCCTGCGCCGACGCCGAACGAGCCCAAGCCGCAGGTGAAGTGCTGCACCTCGGCGGCGGCGCGCCCCGCACGCACATCCTCGGCGCCTCCTTCTCCTCCGACGCCGCCGCATCCACCCAGGTCCTCGCCGCGCTGCCGGAGATCGTCCACGTGCACGCCGAGCACGGCAGCGAACTGGAGGACACGATCCGGCTGCTCTCGCGCGAACTGGCCCGGCCCCGGATCGCCACGGCCGTCGTGCTCGACCGCCTCGTCGACATCCTGCTCATCCAGCTGCTGCGGAGCTGGCTCGACGACAACCCCGGGCAGGTCGCGGGCACCTGGCTCGGCGTGCTCTGCGACCCGGTCGTGCGGGAGGCGATGACCGCACTACACCAGGACCCGGCGCACCCGTGGACGACCGAAGGCCTCGCCGCCAAGGTCGCGGTCTCCCGCGCCACGCTCACCCGGAGGTTCCTGCTGACGGCGGGGGAAGCGCCGGGCGGCTACCTCACGCGGTGGCGGATGGACCTCGCCGCGACCCGGCTGCGGGACACCGACGACACCCTCGACGCGATCGCGCGCTCCGTCGGCTACACCTCGGTGCACGCGTTCAGCCGCGCTTTCAGCCGCACCCGCGGTCGCGCGCCCGGCCGGTACCGGATCGACAGCCGCGCCGCCCCAGCGCGCTGA
- a CDS encoding VTT domain-containing protein yields the protein MSFVSDFLAMVAGLPRPLLILVTGALVLGECTIGLGFLVPGESGLLVASAAVTDIGFFFGLSLTVALCAVIGDNIGFFLGRRYGARVRETRMVAKLGVRHWDRACRMLRKYGIGAVFVARFLPVVRTLVPVSAGTSGLGYWRFLVTSIVGATTWSMLHVGIGWAAGTSAKYIEHVLGRAGGIVLGALVLIGIGVWLWRRSRKTAQDQDEVEPVVEPESVETERAA from the coding sequence GTGTCCTTCGTCAGCGATTTCCTGGCCATGGTCGCCGGGCTTCCTCGCCCGCTGCTGATCCTGGTCACCGGTGCTCTTGTGCTCGGCGAGTGCACGATCGGCCTGGGTTTCCTGGTGCCGGGCGAGAGCGGTCTGCTCGTCGCTTCGGCGGCGGTGACCGATATCGGCTTTTTCTTTGGATTGTCACTGACCGTGGCCTTGTGCGCGGTCATCGGTGACAACATCGGCTTTTTCCTGGGACGACGTTATGGCGCGCGAGTCCGGGAAACACGAATGGTGGCGAAGCTCGGCGTCCGGCATTGGGATCGGGCGTGCCGGATGTTGCGCAAGTACGGCATCGGGGCGGTCTTCGTCGCCCGTTTCCTGCCGGTGGTGCGCACGCTGGTGCCGGTCTCGGCGGGCACCAGCGGGCTCGGCTACTGGCGCTTCCTGGTGACGTCGATCGTCGGCGCGACGACCTGGTCGATGCTGCACGTCGGTATCGGCTGGGCGGCGGGCACGTCCGCGAAGTACATCGAGCACGTGCTCGGCCGCGCGGGCGGCATCGTGCTGGGAGCGCTGGTGCTCATCGGCATCGGCGTGTGGTTGTGGCGGCGTTCCCGCAAGACCGCGCAGGACCAGGACGAGGTCGAGCCGGTCGTGGAGCCGGAGTCGGTGGAGACCGAGCGGGCGGCCTGA
- the dacB gene encoding D-alanyl-D-alanine carboxypeptidase/D-alanyl-D-alanine endopeptidase — protein sequence MRRWVPVFALILLGVVAGPVASAPVVAAPTGSDALRVDLDEILADPRLAGSHAGVVVRDPETDEVLYSRQPEARATPASTAKLFTAAAALEELGPDHRFRTEVRAAAPSAGPLLLGDLYLRGTGDPTMLAADYDRLAEQVAASGVRVVQGRLLTDDTWFDDVPLGTGWAWDDEPYYYAAPVSALTVAPNEDFDAGNVLLRVSPTAAGAPVRVDPEPATDAVRLDVRATTGEPGSESTLSVTREHGGDRVIVSGSVPADAEPAEEFTSVRDPSAYAADVFARALRAHGVHVAGTAEGTVPAGARTIAEHESMPLRELLVPFLKLSNNGHAEVLTKAMGRQARDEGSWPAGIEVLTERLAGLGVDPAALRLVDGSGLSSMDAVSPGRLALLLDAVRQRPWFADFHAALPVAAQPDRFVGGTLRNRMAGTAAAGNVHAKTGSISGVTTLSGYVTAANGRPLVFAVMFNDFLGDSPNDLEDAIAVRLAEYSGPGERPSGIPAVPRQNTAEVGGESDLECSWTKSC from the coding sequence ATGCGTCGCTGGGTACCGGTCTTCGCCCTGATCCTGCTCGGCGTCGTCGCGGGCCCCGTGGCGTCCGCGCCGGTCGTGGCGGCCCCGACCGGCTCCGACGCGCTGCGCGTCGACCTGGACGAGATCCTCGCCGATCCTCGGCTGGCCGGTTCTCACGCGGGTGTCGTGGTGCGGGATCCGGAGACCGACGAGGTGCTCTACAGCAGGCAGCCGGAGGCGCGGGCCACCCCGGCCTCGACGGCGAAGCTGTTCACCGCCGCGGCGGCCCTGGAGGAGCTCGGCCCGGACCACCGGTTCCGGACGGAGGTGCGCGCCGCGGCGCCCTCGGCCGGGCCGTTGCTGCTCGGCGACCTGTACCTGCGCGGCACCGGTGACCCGACGATGCTCGCCGCCGACTACGACCGGCTGGCCGAGCAGGTCGCGGCGTCCGGGGTGCGCGTGGTGCAGGGCAGGTTGCTCACCGACGACACCTGGTTCGACGACGTGCCCCTGGGCACCGGCTGGGCCTGGGACGACGAGCCGTACTACTACGCGGCCCCGGTCTCGGCGCTGACGGTCGCGCCGAACGAGGACTTCGACGCGGGCAACGTCCTGCTGCGCGTCTCGCCCACCGCGGCGGGTGCGCCGGTGCGGGTCGACCCGGAGCCCGCGACGGATGCGGTGCGGCTCGACGTGCGGGCCACCACGGGCGAGCCGGGTTCAGAGTCGACCTTGTCGGTGACCAGGGAGCACGGCGGTGACCGGGTGATCGTGTCCGGTTCGGTGCCCGCCGACGCCGAACCGGCGGAGGAGTTCACCTCCGTGCGCGACCCCAGCGCCTACGCGGCGGACGTGTTCGCCCGCGCGTTGCGCGCCCACGGCGTCCACGTCGCGGGCACCGCCGAGGGGACGGTTCCCGCGGGTGCGCGCACGATCGCGGAGCACGAGTCGATGCCGCTGCGGGAGCTGCTGGTGCCGTTCCTGAAGCTGAGCAACAACGGCCACGCGGAGGTGCTGACGAAGGCCATGGGCAGGCAGGCCCGCGATGAGGGTTCCTGGCCGGCGGGCATCGAGGTGCTGACCGAACGGCTCGCGGGGCTCGGCGTGGATCCGGCCGCGTTGCGGCTCGTCGACGGCTCCGGGTTGTCGTCGATGGACGCCGTGTCGCCGGGCAGGCTGGCGCTGCTGCTGGACGCCGTGCGGCAGCGGCCGTGGTTCGCCGATTTCCACGCGGCGCTGCCGGTGGCGGCGCAACCGGACCGCTTCGTCGGCGGCACGCTGCGCAACCGGATGGCGGGAACGGCCGCGGCGGGCAACGTGCACGCGAAGACGGGCTCGATCAGCGGGGTCACCACGTTGTCCGGGTACGTCACGGCCGCGAACGGGCGTCCGCTGGTGTTCGCGGTGATGTTCAACGATTTCCTGGGCGATTCGCCGAACGATCTGGAGGACGCGATCGCGGTGCGCCTGGCGGAGTACTCGGGCCCCGGCGAACGGCCGAGCGGCATTCCGGCCGTGCCCAGGCAGAACACCGCGGAAGTCGGCGGGGAATCGGATCTGGAGTGTTCTTGGACGAAGTCCTGCTGA
- a CDS encoding MarR family transcriptional regulator has protein sequence MEAPIEQQVLELLREQGIEGERISQAFAARHGMHPTDMRALILIMDADRRGAPATPRALRQDLVLTSGAITAIVDRLEAKRHVQRSRESADRRQVQLRPTDSARSVAAEYFGALADRGREVLTEFDPAEIVVIHRFLHRMHAVMRDFDADGAGAAALADRGAGSAGR, from the coding sequence GTGGAGGCACCGATCGAGCAGCAGGTGTTGGAGCTCTTGCGCGAGCAGGGCATCGAGGGCGAGCGGATCTCGCAGGCCTTCGCGGCCAGGCACGGCATGCACCCGACGGACATGCGCGCCCTGATCCTGATCATGGACGCGGACCGGCGGGGCGCGCCCGCGACGCCGCGCGCGCTGCGCCAGGACCTGGTGCTCACCTCGGGCGCGATCACGGCGATCGTCGACCGGCTCGAAGCCAAGCGGCACGTGCAGCGCAGCAGGGAGAGCGCCGATCGCCGCCAAGTGCAGCTGCGGCCGACGGACTCGGCGCGCTCGGTGGCGGCGGAGTACTTCGGCGCGCTGGCCGACCGCGGCCGGGAGGTGCTGACGGAGTTCGACCCGGCGGAGATCGTCGTGATCCACCGCTTCCTGCACCGCATGCACGCGGTGATGCGGGACTTCGACGCCGACGGCGCGGGCGCGGCGGCGCTCGCGGACCGCGGCGCCGGGAGCGCGGGCCGCTGA
- a CDS encoding FAD-dependent monooxygenase, with translation MPDETGRHRAQHCAIVGGGPGGMVLAYLLARAGVRVTLLESRPDFRRDFRGDSLHPYTLELMQRLGLAERLLRIEHARATTFRFHTTSGTVTTAEYGGLRGPFPYVALMPQARFLDFLAAEAAALPGFRLLLGAKVTGVVDDGDRITGVRYRDDDGEHRLDVDLVVGADGRFSRMRRLLDLPARSLGASSDILWFRLPRRPHDPPTADADLYFGPGHYVSTLGQEDGWQVGYTVPKGGYPAAKRAGVGPIRDFLAARVPWLADRVDQLAGFDQITLLSVEISRVERWHRPGALLIGDAAHVISPVGGNGILMAIQDAVTAANVLIPALRQDDPPGEDVLAEVRRLREPAVEQVQRQQVRTEYRVAAVLAGDGDFRPNPLLRAALRLRSVRRRAARANAYGPFPPALDTTLLDPNPDPAGGPTRRSR, from the coding sequence GTGCCCGACGAGACCGGACGGCACCGCGCGCAGCACTGCGCGATCGTCGGCGGCGGGCCGGGCGGCATGGTGCTCGCGTACCTGCTCGCCCGCGCCGGTGTGCGGGTGACGCTGCTCGAATCGCGGCCGGACTTCCGGCGGGACTTCCGCGGCGACTCGCTGCACCCGTACACGCTGGAACTGATGCAGCGGCTCGGGCTTGCCGAACGGCTGCTGCGGATCGAGCACGCGCGGGCCACCACCTTCCGGTTCCACACCACCTCCGGGACCGTCACGACCGCCGAGTACGGCGGCCTGCGCGGCCCGTTCCCCTACGTCGCGCTGATGCCGCAGGCCCGGTTCCTGGACTTCCTGGCGGCCGAGGCCGCGGCGCTACCCGGATTCCGGTTGCTGCTCGGGGCGAAGGTGACCGGAGTGGTCGACGACGGCGACCGGATCACCGGCGTGCGCTACCGGGACGACGACGGCGAGCACCGGCTGGACGTCGACCTCGTCGTGGGCGCCGACGGGAGGTTCTCCCGGATGCGGCGCCTGCTCGACCTCCCCGCCCGGTCGCTGGGGGCGAGCTCGGACATCCTGTGGTTCCGCCTGCCCCGGCGGCCCCACGACCCGCCGACGGCCGACGCGGACCTCTACTTCGGGCCGGGGCACTACGTCTCCACCCTCGGGCAGGAGGACGGCTGGCAGGTCGGCTACACCGTGCCGAAGGGCGGCTACCCGGCGGCGAAACGCGCCGGGGTCGGGCCGATCCGCGACTTCCTCGCCGCACGGGTCCCGTGGCTGGCCGACCGGGTCGACCAGCTGGCCGGCTTCGACCAGATCACCCTGCTGTCCGTGGAGATCTCCCGCGTCGAGCGGTGGCACCGCCCCGGCGCGCTGCTCATCGGCGACGCGGCGCACGTGATCTCACCGGTGGGCGGCAACGGGATTCTGATGGCGATCCAGGACGCCGTCACCGCCGCCAACGTGCTGATCCCCGCGCTCCGGCAGGACGACCCTCCCGGTGAGGACGTGCTCGCCGAGGTGCGGCGGCTCCGCGAACCCGCCGTCGAACAGGTGCAGCGGCAGCAGGTCCGCACCGAGTACCGGGTGGCCGCCGTCCTCGCCGGCGACGGCGACTTCCGGCCGAACCCGCTGCTGCGCGCGGCGCTGCGGCTGCGGTCGGTGCGGCGCCGAGCCGCTCGCGCCAACGCCTACGGCCCCTTCCCGCCCGCGCTCGACACGACCCTGCTGGACCCGAACCCCGACCCGGCCGGTGGGCCGACGCGAAGGAGCCGATGA
- a CDS encoding SDR family oxidoreductase, whose protein sequence is MTMLVTVLGATGKTGALIVAELLARGLPVRGVVRRPEAADVVRSQGAEPVLADLRSATEPLADALAGSDVVINAAAASDPQPGLAEAVDRDGAINAVNAARKADVPRFLQVSSLFADRPDQGPEFLHRVLRAKEVSDRALADSDLSWTIVRPGGLTDDPGTGLVRIADRLDIAPGVPRTIPRADVAAVTVAAIDAPSSRCRAFDLTSGDTSIPTALSGA, encoded by the coding sequence ATGACCATGCTCGTGACCGTGCTGGGAGCCACCGGGAAGACCGGCGCGCTGATCGTGGCGGAACTGCTCGCGCGCGGGCTGCCGGTCCGCGGGGTGGTGCGCAGGCCGGAGGCCGCGGACGTCGTGCGGTCGCAGGGCGCCGAACCGGTGCTGGCGGATCTGCGGTCGGCGACGGAACCGCTGGCCGACGCGCTCGCCGGCTCGGACGTCGTGATCAACGCGGCCGCCGCGAGCGACCCGCAACCCGGCCTGGCCGAAGCGGTGGACCGCGACGGAGCGATCAACGCCGTCAACGCCGCGCGGAAGGCCGACGTGCCTCGGTTCCTCCAGGTGTCGTCGCTGTTCGCGGACCGCCCCGATCAGGGCCCGGAATTCCTGCACCGGGTGCTGCGCGCCAAGGAGGTCTCGGACCGGGCGCTGGCCGACTCCGACCTGTCGTGGACGATCGTGCGCCCCGGCGGCCTCACCGACGATCCCGGTACCGGCCTGGTCCGGATCGCCGACCGGCTCGACATCGCGCCGGGAGTCCCGCGCACCATCCCCCGCGCCGACGTCGCGGCGGTCACCGTCGCCGCCATCGACGCACCGTCCAGCCGGTGCCGCGCCTTCGACCTCACCAGCGGGGACACCTCGATCCCCACGGCGCTGAGCGGCGCATGA
- the tesB gene encoding acyl-CoA thioesterase II codes for MTEAARAAAADPAGLHIDSSVPLDVNGVPHGQPVLDRLIALLDLERIEENIFRGVSPAESPVRVFGGQVAGQALVAAGRTVPEDRPVHSLHAYFIRPGDPSVPIVYEVDRTRDGRSFTTRRVVAVQHGKPIFSLSASFQLVEDGIDHAETMPDVPDPESLPTYGEQVGSLLGELGGTPYQPRPIDVRYVTDPPWVRKDDSEREARSQVWMRADGGLPDDKLLHVCMAAFASDLTLLDSVLVRHGVYWMLDKVSGASLDHAMWFHRPFRADEWLLYDCASPSASGARGLATGRFFSQDGRLVATVVQEGLLRVLD; via the coding sequence GTGACCGAAGCGGCACGAGCGGCTGCCGCCGACCCGGCAGGCCTGCACATCGACAGCTCGGTCCCGTTGGACGTCAACGGTGTGCCGCACGGCCAGCCCGTGCTGGACCGGCTGATCGCCCTGCTCGATCTGGAACGGATCGAGGAGAACATCTTCCGCGGGGTCAGCCCCGCCGAATCACCGGTGCGCGTCTTCGGCGGCCAGGTCGCCGGGCAGGCGCTCGTCGCCGCCGGGCGCACCGTGCCGGAGGACCGGCCGGTGCATTCGCTGCACGCCTACTTCATCCGGCCCGGTGACCCGAGCGTCCCGATCGTCTACGAGGTGGATCGCACCCGGGATGGCCGGTCGTTCACGACCCGCCGGGTCGTGGCGGTGCAGCACGGCAAGCCGATCTTCTCGCTGTCGGCGTCGTTCCAGCTGGTCGAGGACGGCATCGACCACGCCGAGACCATGCCCGACGTGCCCGACCCGGAGTCGCTGCCGACGTACGGCGAGCAGGTCGGCAGCCTGCTGGGGGAGCTGGGCGGCACGCCGTACCAGCCCCGCCCGATCGACGTCCGCTACGTCACCGACCCGCCGTGGGTGCGCAAGGACGACTCCGAGCGGGAGGCGCGCAGCCAGGTCTGGATGCGGGCCGACGGCGGGCTGCCGGACGACAAGCTGCTGCACGTGTGCATGGCGGCGTTCGCCTCCGACCTGACGCTGCTGGATTCGGTGCTGGTGCGCCACGGCGTGTACTGGATGCTGGACAAGGTCTCCGGGGCGAGCCTGGATCACGCCATGTGGTTCCACCGCCCGTTCCGCGCCGACGAGTGGCTGCTCTACGATTGCGCCTCGCCGAGCGCGTCCGGTGCTCGTGGGCTGGCGACGGGGCGGTTCTTCTCGCAGGACGGGCGGTTGGTGGCGACCGTCGTGCAGGAAGGCCTGCTGCGCGTCCTGGACTGA
- the pyk gene encoding pyruvate kinase codes for MSRRAKIVCTMGPATASPEKVAELVSSGMDVARLNFSHGSHGDHQQVYDLVRTAAKESGRAVGILGDLQGPKIRLGKFADGPVEWNTGDVVRITIDDVQGTHDRVSTTYKGLAADAKVGDRVLVDDGKVGLTVSAVEGNDVVLDVVEGGPVSDNKGLSMPGMDVSVPALSEKDIADLEFALQLGVDFIALSFVRSPADIDLVHQVMDRVGRRLPVIAKLEKPEAVDNLEAIVLAFDGVMVARGDLGVELPLEHVPLVQKKAIRIARENAKPVIVATQMLDSMIHNSRPTRAETSDVANAVLDGTDAVMLSGETSVGDYPIETVQTMARIVEAVEDGSPTPPPLSHVPRTKRGVISYAARDIGERLSAKALVAFSQSGDTVRRLARLHTRLPLLAFTPEESVRSQLALTWGTETFLVPKVDTTDQMVRQVDQAMLSLGRSQRGDMVVVVAGSPPGTVGSTNLIRVHRLGEEDHV; via the coding sequence GTGAGTCGACGAGCCAAGATCGTTTGTACCATGGGCCCCGCCACCGCCTCACCGGAGAAGGTGGCCGAGCTCGTCAGCAGCGGAATGGACGTCGCCCGGTTGAACTTCAGCCACGGCAGCCATGGCGACCACCAGCAGGTCTACGACCTGGTGCGGACGGCCGCGAAGGAAAGTGGCCGTGCCGTGGGCATCCTCGGCGACCTGCAGGGACCGAAGATCCGCCTCGGCAAGTTCGCGGACGGTCCGGTCGAGTGGAACACCGGCGACGTCGTGCGAATCACGATCGACGACGTGCAAGGCACTCATGATCGCGTTTCCACCACCTACAAGGGCCTGGCCGCCGACGCCAAGGTCGGCGACCGGGTGCTGGTCGACGACGGCAAGGTCGGCCTGACCGTCTCCGCCGTCGAAGGCAACGACGTCGTCCTCGACGTCGTCGAAGGCGGACCTGTTTCCGACAACAAGGGCCTGTCCATGCCCGGCATGGACGTCTCGGTGCCCGCGCTGTCCGAGAAGGACATCGCGGACCTGGAGTTCGCCCTGCAACTCGGCGTGGACTTCATCGCGCTGTCGTTCGTGCGCAGCCCCGCAGACATCGACCTGGTCCACCAGGTGATGGACCGCGTCGGGCGCCGGCTTCCGGTGATCGCGAAGCTGGAGAAGCCAGAGGCGGTGGACAACCTGGAGGCCATCGTGCTGGCCTTCGACGGCGTCATGGTCGCCCGCGGTGACCTCGGCGTGGAACTCCCGCTCGAGCACGTCCCGTTGGTGCAGAAGAAGGCGATCCGGATCGCGCGGGAGAACGCGAAGCCGGTCATCGTCGCCACCCAGATGCTCGACTCGATGATCCACAACTCGCGGCCGACCCGCGCCGAGACCTCGGACGTGGCCAACGCCGTGCTCGACGGCACCGACGCGGTGATGCTCTCCGGCGAGACGAGCGTCGGGGACTACCCGATCGAGACCGTGCAGACGATGGCCCGCATCGTCGAGGCCGTGGAGGACGGATCGCCCACGCCGCCGCCGCTGAGCCACGTGCCGCGCACCAAGCGGGGCGTCATCTCCTACGCGGCGCGCGACATCGGGGAGCGGCTCAGCGCGAAGGCGTTGGTCGCGTTCAGCCAGTCCGGCGACACCGTGCGGCGGCTCGCCCGCCTGCACACCCGGCTGCCGCTGCTCGCGTTCACGCCGGAGGAGTCGGTCCGCAGTCAGCTCGCTCTCACTTGGGGGACTGAGACGTTCCTCGTGCCTAAAGTGGACACGACCGACCAGATGGTCCGTCAGGTGGATCAGGCGATGCTCTCGCTCGGACGTTCGCAGCGCGGCGACATGGTCGTCGTGGTCGCGGGTTCCCCGCCTGGCACCGTGGGTTCGACGAACCTGATCCGGGTGCACCGGCTCGGCGAGGAAGACCACGTCTGA
- a CDS encoding VanZ family protein, producing the protein MIFAISLIILFTPASGVPSAPPGTDKVVHFVLFAALAASGTAARVPAAPLVVGLVGYAALSEVLQAVLPLGRSGDLRDALVDVLGALVALLLTAAARSVRRGRRTTG; encoded by the coding sequence GTGATCTTCGCGATCAGCCTGATCATCTTGTTCACCCCGGCGTCGGGCGTCCCGTCCGCGCCGCCGGGCACCGACAAGGTCGTGCACTTCGTGCTGTTCGCCGCCTTGGCCGCGAGCGGGACCGCCGCCCGCGTCCCCGCCGCCCCGCTCGTGGTGGGGCTCGTCGGGTACGCGGCGCTGTCCGAAGTGCTGCAGGCGGTGCTACCGCTGGGCCGCAGCGGAGACCTGCGGGACGCGCTGGTCGACGTGCTCGGCGCGCTGGTGGCCCTGCTGCTCACCGCCGCCGCTCGGTCGGTCCGACGTGGTCGGCGCACCACTGGTTGA